Within Rhipicephalus microplus isolate Deutch F79 chromosome 9, USDA_Rmic, whole genome shotgun sequence, the genomic segment cccctctctttctctcactctaGTCAATAGCAAACACCACAGAAGTTTAGGTGCTTACAGTAAGAAGAGATGCATAAACTTTTGTAAGTCAATTTTGCCTTGTCCACACCAGTACACTGTGCTCTACAACCTGCAGGCTCAGGTTTCAAAACTTGTCCTCTCTATAAACCAAATTCTTTACACTCTCGCGTCCATGTTTATAACAAGTTGACCTAATATTTAGGCCGGTTGTCATTTGTTGTCATGACAAGCACCGGGGACTTCGGGCTCAGTTACATCATAACTGATAGCCAGCTGACCCTTGCTGCCATCACAGTTAACTTGCAATAGGAAAGATCGGGTATTATCGTCGTCTTCCGTTGCATGGGATCAAAAGTCCTCCAGAAAAGATGGCTCTTCTTGCAAGAGAGAGATAGAGGATTGATTTATTGTAGAGTTGGAGAAGTTTGCTATAATTTTCACCGGACATGCTATTCCAGCGACAGAGTTATGACTCTGATATATGCAGGcataaacacataacacatactgtcatccacacgcactgcactatttacaacgtttcgttcaggCCTTTGGGCCACAAGAATGTGAGTAGCGCATTTGTGGCATGTAACGCAATGTTGCTGCTCTGGCATGGCCCTAGAATATCTGTCAACTTCGATTTTTTTGTCCCGTTGTAGCTTTAAGGCCATTTTCAGATGCTGTCTCCCGGATGCGTGTATCGTGCACTCACAGAGGACGGGATACATGTCTTCTATGACGTTGCATTGTGCACTCTATGGTGAGTATGACAGTCCCATTTTGTTTCTGATGTAATGGTATAAGCTACGTTTATTCGGATGTGGTGTAAACATGTTTCGTCTTGCCTGTTGAGGTCTCGCGGCATACTAAAGGTACACGATAGATCGAACATGTACAGAGGCCCATACTGGTGGCTAGGGTCTCAGAGGGATCGCTGGAAGCGCCGAGCATGTGCCGTCATTAGTGTTGCTGCGCCTTGATTCGAGAAGAGTATCCCAACGATTTCTGCCGAAGCATGGTGTCCAGATTTGGCACATCGTCAGCCCGGACTTTGCCTTGTGTTCCACAGTGGGCATGTATCCACTGCACAACAATTCAGTGATAGAAGTCGCAGGCTTTCTTGCGTAAGCACTCGATGTCTGTGACAAGTTTGTCCTGCGTGCATGGACACTTAAGCGACTGAATCACTGCCCTTCAGTCAGTAAAGATGACCCAGTACTCAGTTGTCAAGTCCACAATGTAGTTAAAGGCAGCCCGTAGTGCCGCCAGCAGTGGCGGTAGATGAGGTGCAGTGACTGTGGCAGAAGATGGTGACATTGCTAGATGGAATCCAGACGACAATGACAGTTGATGTAGACGTAACAAAACCGTCAGTGTAAATATGACGGTGAGCTCTGTAGCTGTTTTCCAAATACTCTAGAGCGAAATACGTGGGTGCTGGTCCGGGAGTGCGTCCCTGGCTCTTGAACCCAGGCACGAAGGTGACTATAGTCCACGAAGGAGTTTTTCAAGATGGCTTCATATGCATTGATGCGATTTGATAGTGTAGCGGGAGGAGGCTGTCTTAAACAAGCGGATGATCACTGCCTGAAGGACCACTGTCTAAAGCAAGCGGATGATCTGGCACAATGGTGGCATAACGCAAGTGGATTTGACAAAACTCCTGCAGCAGAATAACATGAGCTGAAAGGCGCCTACTTTCAGCAAGGGTTCCGATGCTTGATGTTTTCTTTAGTAGGCCAAGACACACCCTCAGGGCATTTGCTTGAGCTCCAGTCGGTGATGTATATTGGTTAGAGAAATTGCCTGTATCGCGGGAAGGCTGTAACTTCGAAGACCTTCGCAGAGAATCCTATACATTCGCAACATTGCGTTAACAGAGTAGCCACCGGCATTGCTTGATAAGTGGAATATGCTTGGTAACAGTGGATAGCAAGTGAAATATACGCAACTTTTTCCTTGAGTTTCCGAACGTGAGGAGTCCACATCATTAGCTGGCCGATAGTCACTCCCGCAAACTTGACTTTTGAGGTACTAAATGGGAAAATGTGCTACCTTTAATGTATATCGTGAGACAACACGCCTTGTAAAAGCAATGGCGGCACACTTTTCTGGTGACATCGTTAACCCTCGTCCGAGTAAGAATTTTACCATTGAATTGAGAGCTTTCTGCGATTTCGCTCGTAGAACATGCCTGTTGCAACCACTGCTCCACACATAAACGTCAGTGTATAGTGAGATCTCAACCTATGGAAGGATACACTTCTCTAGTCCAATAAGAGATATGTTTAATAAGGTCGGGCTTACAAAACCACCCTGGGGAACTCCTTTATGCACTGTGTGTGGATCTGTGTCACCTCCTTTTGTGAACATGTAGACTAACCTATGTGTGAGGTAGTCCAAGATCCAGCGATGCGTATGACTCCTTACTCCTAAAGACTTGAGGGCGTCTAAGATAGACTCATGAGTCACGTTATCGAACTTTCCCTCGATGTCGAGGAATACGCCAATAGTGATAGATAGACTGATGAGTCACGTTATCGATTGCTCcctcgatatcgaggaatacgtTGATAGGGATGTTGCTGATTACTTTGTTGAATTTTATGTAGCTGACGACATTGACTACATTGTCGATGCTGATGCGGCCTTTTCTAAAGCCTGTATGAATTCTTGTTCATAAGCAACCAGTCTAGGCATATCGGCACCATCTTCTCCATGAGCTTCCCTACGCAGCTGAAAATAGCAATGGGAAGATAAGAGTTGTGTCCTGTGGGAGACTTGCCGGACCTCAGAATAGGAATAACACGAGCTCATTTCCAGGAAGATTAAAGACAGCCCCTTTCCTAGCTGGCATTGAATATGGAAACATTGTTACAACTGATATCTGTTACTGTCGATGAAACGGTGATGGTGTATCCGACTTCAGGCAGTTCGTATACGAGCACGACTTTCCTGTGATCGCCCTCTCAGAGTGCCGAGTGCACACCGGTATACGTCTTCTTGCAACAGATAGAAATTCCGGTCTATTGGTTTACTTTGTCTGTGGCATTGACTTTGTCTTCGACTATCACAGACGTTAGCTtgaggcaaaaagaaaaaaggttaaACATTCATCGACGTGTTTCCTCGTCTTTAATTTCGAATGATCCGTTACTCAAAGGCGAATAACAAAAAATGAAACCAAATTTGACATTTTTACGCAGAGACATTTAAGAAACAGCTGCGGTGCCAGACGCGAGATGTTTCGCACGATGACTGGACCTTCTGTCACGTTTCCAGTTGGATCGCGATCGAGACTAACAGGTGCGCCCTTTTGTCACCGGATAGGGCTGTTGACATCATGAACGCGATTCGTATTATGATGATCAACCCCTATGGTGTGTGATGCCGCCAAACGCCACCTCCTCTAGTGGTGAGTAATTGAATTCACGCAAGTTTTTGTGGCACACACCTgtttttagtagtagtagtagtagtatttttatttacagtaagccggatacagagctcactgcaggggcaaagggctaaaggcgaacagcctgacaaaggcccttgtccctccgtagtccgtgacagtgcaaagcttaaacaatatatatattcaatacattggtttcaagcaacctgaaattgtaaacacaaaattcaaacataaatagcataagaagtttacataacacattttaagaattagaggtcactctcgttataattcacaactaaacaatatcaataaaacaactcaaaaacagacacaaaaatgcatgtggatacaatgaattccgctgtatacactcgtgaaattgacatagaagtttatgaacaatttaatcatttgcagaggcatgagactccattacgtagtttcgatagtgtagaccggtggttatgaataagttctttatttgtttcttgaaagtcgcactactagccctaaagttcgattgatctgcaagggtatttaaaacctgaggtacctggtaagcaatactttgttttccatacttggttcttgttctaggagctcgtttcttttgttctcgcatactgtagtgtggtctttctgtgcaactttcttcatataggaTGATAGTTTCTTCATTTTGAGGATGATAGTTTAATGATATGAGGTACAATGAACGATTCGCTGAACAGCTTAAAACATCCCGTGACGGAGCACCTACGCATAAATTGCTATGACGCTGCTTCCACGCTTGTGATCTGTGAATCAGGTTTCTTGCAGAGTATTATGGGCGAATTATAGTCTCGGCAGCGCCCGGTGGAAAGCATGACTTTCAGTCATAATTCAAGAAAAACCGAAGGCGTCAGCCTgagccacacacacaaaaaaaaacaccactgcTTCCTCATGGCCTCAGTTACCAACAAGTTACGTGGTTGATAATTCTAGTTATATATAAATTAGTGCTCACAATGGTCTCCTGATGATGATACATATGACAGAAGAGAAACAGGAAACAAGGGAAGGCGAGGCAGGACGGCTAGCTAGACTATGCGGATTCGGCAGCTTAGCTATACATAATGCCCTCGTCTTGCTGCCCTAGCTGTGAAGAAAGGGGAAGAGTGAAACACACGTTTCCAGATCAATGCACGTGCGCTAAGAACATACGTTTCAGATCAATGGATGTCCACTATCTACGGCGCATGTTGCCTGAGTGCCCAGTATGTAAACAGCCAATTGAGGGAGATTATTTTGAAGACTCATTTCTTTGTTCGGCACAACATTGGTTAAAATCTGTAGATATTCAagaaaggaaagtataggggatctTAATTATATTGTTTTAAGTGTgctgttgtttgtcatgaagattgaaaaaaaatcgcagcatatctacggagggaatgatgatgagtggggcgaagctgcgaatggttttatcggcaaaccgtgaatcatacGCTggccgtatccatccatccatccatccatccatccatccatccatccatccatccatccatccatccatccatccgtccatccgtccgtccgtccgtccgtccgtccgttcgtctgtccgtccattcgtccgtctctccgtccaatcgtccgtctgtccgtctgtctgtccgactgtctgtctgtctgtctgtctgtctgtctgtctgtctgtctgtctgtctgtctgtctggccgactggccggctgtctgtccatccgtctgtccgcatgtctgtcagtccatccgtccaaccgtccgtcacttcatctagtgaacatttcAAGTAAccccatctcgcatgttttcatcatatacaagtgccgacatgcagcggacatttcaagaactaaaacaAAAAGGGGCTAGTGCATACATACAATATTACGATTTTAGCGAAGAAAACTGTCTGCAGCTCCATCACATGTGAAGTTAAACACATATAACATAGTAGTGAGGCCGCTTATTGagtatggtaatattgtgtagAACCCACACCAAAAAGAAATTATACAAAAACTAGAAAGTGTACAAAATAAAGCATTAGGATTTATATTATCGAAGTACTCTCGACACCAAAGCGTAAGTGCACTTAGAAAGGAGGCTGCATTGTCTACGCTTGCGTGTCGGCGTGTTGTGGCAgcacggaagtttttttttttttttatggtctATCATGCTCGACCACATAAACATAAACAAACAAGACTACGTGCAGACACTGCACCGTCACACCATCAGAACCTGTCACAATAAACACATCAGGCCTTATCAGGCCAAAGGCGACACGTTTAATCATTTTTTTCGATGGGCTTTTGAAACTTGGAATGCTTTACCAAGTGAAATTGTGGAATGCCGATCTGTGGATGAATTTATTACAAAACTGGAATTCTTTCTTGATTGTACGTAGGCATGTACTTCATGAGGTAAATTTTTGCAGAAGCTTGTCAAATGTATGGTGCTTCTTGATGTGTGATCCAATTTCTGCATTTTTTGCGTTGTTCTTGATCTATTACTGAAGCAGTATCTACTGAGGCATTGTGTGATCTGCTTTCGTTTTGTTTATCTTATTATGTTCATGCTCATGTATACTTTTCTAACCACTTTCTGTATGGGCCTGTACAAAGGCCTACAGTATAGTTAAAAAAACCGGAGACCCACGTCCTTGAGAGACACTAaagcaaataacaatttacgtcagagtaaaGGCTCAAAGTATGACATATAAAACGACACATTTGTCAACAACAGTGGCCTACTTattgagaaattaaggtaaatgcacacgaacgcaagcgccgcagtaggacatattcaaaatgatcccgatgacattagacggaccacctacaattaatcactattAATGAAtgtaactgcactaaataaagaaccttccgtgcatcgaatgacgcaataaaatgctgcttgttcgtttctgtttgattcaagGATAAAAGAACCACTGGACCTTACTATAggaaatggcgcgagtggttcaaaaaatcaatttttgcgtggttattctggacaggtggtgccatctagcgggacgCAGTTAAAACAAAGGCGCCTGCTATCTCGAAGCCAAtagcgggaaattgatcaatggccgttgttgctgctgtggccccTGATGCTTTtgatctgctgctactagcgaAGCAAAGCTCGGCAACGTTGTGCTTGGCAACAgagacgtgagtcggtccggttggtccgcttcttgaggcggatAATTTGAAGTGCATTAATCCGATGCGAAGCCCTAACACGTGATTTcgtttcaaaataagcccttacTTGTCACAAAAGTAAccctacaaggtttctggactgccatttcaacaatcaacgccgacctaatagttgactttagtgtctttTTAGGAAGTGGAGGAGAAGACAGTTTGCCCCAAGCGGGTACCACACCTGCTAACCCCCGACTACGCGCCTGACACTCCCACCGAGCAAGTGACATCTGTTAGAGAACACGCAAAATGCTCGACCAAGACTCTTTGACTTTCTTACGGATGCTCAGTACGCACAACAGGATGAATAATCCTTGGACAGGGGGTCTTCCTAGAGTGGTTTTATTCTCTTCAAGTGCAGCACAAGATGCACATCACCTTGTGCTGCCGAAGGCCGCGCCGGCCGCACAAGATTTTCCGTTTCATCCGCTGGTTGAAATGTAGGATCCAGCGAAGCCTtcagttgctgtttttttttcatccagtCAAGCCTTAATCTTCTGAACTCGTGCTTTATTATGAGAAAACATACGTATACTGAAGAACTTAAGGACTCAAAAAGCAAACGTGGCATTTGTTTCATCGATTAATGTGGCTGTCGAATACGTATAAGAATCAGAagttccgtgtttttttttctccgattATGAAACTCGCACCGTAAGTTTTCAAACTTAAGTCATAAATGCCCTGAAACTGCTGACTTGAAACAAAACGTAAATTTATATCATAAATATATACATTTCACGGATGACAGTATGAACAGGCTGATGCATAAAGAACTATTAACGCATCCACAAAGAAATACCGCGAAGCCTTTTCATTAATTTACAACTTCGCTCTGCATAGGCTGCAAACGCATCGTACTAACCATATGATACTGGTGTTTCGTTCTGCATATTCTACCGATATTAATGCAGTGACATATGTAGGTTCAAAAATATATATACGGAAGTGAGCTCCCACGACATATGTAGGGTCTTTCTTCCCATGACAGTTCACACATTTTAGATTAAAAGTTTGCGTCAAGAATGACGTAGATATTCTCCGTCATGCTTGTTCTCCCtcatgcgtcttttttttttctttctacagcTCGCGATAGGAACATAGCGCTTTTGCGTACAGTCACATGATTTTCATCAATTCAAAGCGTCTGTTAAGCCGAAAAACTCCCTGACTCCTTCCATTGCGTACATGACAAGCAAATACAGCCAAGTGCGTGCAAAAGGTGAGTGGTGAGTGAACAGCCATACACGAAACGTTTATCGCTAGTGCCTCTATTAGTTCCTCGGACTTGCTTCTCCTTTCTTCGCCATGATGTTCTGTATAAGGACCAAATTGGTTACACCTGCCAAATAAATCAACATGAGAGAGGAGACAAAACACAAAGTACCGCCGGATCAGTGCTGAACCAACTATCTTGGTGTTGTTGTAGTGCGCCTTTCGTTCTGTCTTTGGGGCTTATTATTTGCCCAGACAAAATCACTCCTAAGCAAAATTGGTAATGCCTCCCCGAGCATCGTATTTTTTTAATGTAGAATTAAAAGTGCTCTAGGAAAGTCTGTCGCACAAGGAGATCATGGTGAAGTTTCAGAGGCACGGCTCCGAGTATGCAGAAGGAAATGCGCACTTTGGCCAGCCGGCCTTGGTCGTGAGCATCGTATGTTTGCATGAGATTAGCCCATGTTTTCCGCGTGTTACACTGCAATCGCAGTTTTCATCGAAGCCATAGACAGCAAAACACAGTGGTCTTTCCTTTACATTGATGAACTAATGGAATAAAGCGGACAAGGCATTCTGTGATAGAGTGGCCATAGCATTGTGAACGTAATATTGACCATGCTGATTATTTGCCTGAATAAAATAGAGATGCCTATGTAGACGCCCTAGTGATACACACCATATATTCACTATCGTTTATATGCTCTATaaattcattcactcattcatatCAAAACTTAATTGACAATATTACTCCTGCCAGTCTTTTCAGACCGAGGTGGGCCGTGTTCATTGTCGGGCCGAACTTCAGGGTGCCCCTGCGGACCCTCTGGACAGCTTGTAGTTAATCTTAATATCATAAGCTTCATATCATCTTCTGCCAGTTAAGGCAATTATCTTAGGGGTCGGCCACAGTGACGAGACAGCCCACAGGCATGTGCCTCATTTTAATGATGCCATCGTGTGTGTAACATTATTTCGCAATTTTACTTTCTTGTTGAATTTTATTTGAACATTTTCGTGGAGTAAATAATCCTAGTGCATAAAAACTGGAGGTAACAGAAAATAAATATCTAAAATTCATTCACATTcaccacagcaaaaaaaaaacactttacttTGTCAGAACTTGAGTGCATCGAATAAGAAAACTTACCAATTGCTTGAGTTGCTTATCGTCCTACAAGTAAAAGGCATTGATAGCTGCTGCAATAAGACAAGCTGATATGATAATCAAAGTTCTAACGTCACCTTCTCATTTTAGCATGGATTCGACTGCTGTGGCTGCTGGCTGGAATCCTATTAGGGACAATGGTCTACCTCTTTGGGTACGAACCGAAGTATGGCTCTTCGTACCCCTCTCGGAACAGCCGCGTTCACACGATTACAGAGGTCGCTACCCTCGATGGTCATCACCTTCATCAGcctacagaagaagaagaaataaaataCGTCCCGACGCCCATCGACGTTTTCACAAGCCCCACTCCACCTTCGAAAAAACCCGACCGTGTGACCAAGGTTACTCTAGGACATTCATCTGTGATCGTGACTACAATGCCTTCGAAAATAGTTGAGTCAAACACTACAACTGCCACCCCGATCAGTGCTAATGTGACAGCGACCCATTTATTAAAACATCTATCAAGACATAGTGCACATGACCACTCTAATACTACATCACTGTCCACAGCTTCATGGAACAAGACAAACACCTCATTTCACAATAACATAACGAAGTCTGTGAAAGCCATGCTGCTGAAGCAGTTCGTAAACACCTACCCGCAACAAAAACCCTCGAAAGTTCATAGGATACTGGAAGTCGCCTACTTCCGTTCTGGATCCTCCTTCTTAGGCCAGCTGCTGTCGGCGAATCCTCGGACGTTCTACCACTTCGAGCCGCTGATGACGTTGCCCATCGGTAACCGGCTCTACGGCGAACAGGTGCCGCGAGGGCTTGATTACATCACGGATTTCTTTAACTGTGATTTCACCAACCATTCGGACCACCTTCGGCGGGGCATGCAGAACCTGCACCCGTTCAAGCAGAACACTTACCTGTGGAGCGTGTGCAAGGGCGTCAAACGGGTCTGCCTCGATCCCGAATTTCTCAACGCTGTGTGCAAGGTGGCAGCGATGCAGGTAAGGTGAGGTGGTAGAATTCACTGACAAGAATTTTCATTAATGGTACTCTGTCAGGCATGTCACCTTCCCAATTCAAAGGGCCGAGGGACCGCACAACAAGTCGGCTAATGTTGGCAGTAGCACTGGTAACTTTGCCCAAGTTAGTTAGCTATGTATAAGTCAATAGTGAAATAGATCAAGCCCAAGTTGGCTAAGTTTTATTAAATTGGCCTGCAAACATAAGTTTTAACCACTCTAAAACCTTTGTTTTGTTAAAGGTCAATGAATAGGTTACCACCTTGAATGGGAAAGTGCTTTATGCCAGTTTCCACCAGGACAGCAGTGACATATTTCTGTCGCAGAATGACGTCGAAAGCACACACACGTTCAAATGGCAAACGAAAATTTTCCTCAATTGGACTTTTGCCGTTACCGTcacacaacacacacgcacacacacacacacacacacacacacacacacatatatatatatatatatatatatatatatatatatatatatatatatatatatatatatatatatatatatatatatatatatatatatatatatatatatatcaagagaACAAACGGCGGTaatggatatcatagttgaaatcgagaagaggaaatggaaatgggccgggcatgtagtgcgtagacaggagaACCACTGGTCATTGAGGGGTAACTAACTATattcgcagagaaggcaagcgggttagagggagacaaaaggttagttgagcagatgagattaagaagcttgcgggtataaattggcagcagcgagcacaggaccgatgatgatgatgtgtggcgctttgtggcgcaagggccaattgatggctaaagagcgccatttctatgagtagagatgcggacaatgatatgttgcgtggctgtataggggccttaataTTCCTCccgataaggcgggtaaaaatataagtattaagatcatgacagtggcgtgaaatgcatagtaaaaagggtgacaaaggtttagataataaaaacatgtaaaaatatttggcactagcacaagtgcctcatcagcgcccttgtgtccaagggctgcgaggcaagtgcttttaaatgtagtcactgcagcagcaacctctcttgagaagtcacgctacgcaatgcctgggtatatcacatggtaaaaaccgacatcccttaaaaaagctagcaatgatttatgggtgaaaagtggttccctaccgacaaacactGCGGGGTGCAagggtatatgttgtcggtagggtaatgggaagtgttgtcttcgtAGAGTGTCTAATGATTTAcgttggattaaaacgtgaagaactgttaatgcctcaccacatttgtcacacaatggtggatcgcaaccggacaaaagatgtgtgtgtcgtgtatgtgtgtcctatcctgagtcttgttagtgttacctctgctagacgtgattttgatactggtggccaatggccaaggtgtggcttgatacgtgtagcttgttttgtgtgtgtctatcccacttgctctgccagtagtccctgagctttcgtttgagagacggcttaagatcaaggggcgggattCATATGGGTGTggtggcactgatttcgtggacggatgcagcaagctgatccaccATAGCGTTGCCTTGAACCTCACGGTGCCCtcgcacccagcacactacaacatgttg encodes:
- the LOC119164790 gene encoding carbohydrate sulfotransferase 5-like, which encodes MTSKYSQVRAKAWIRLLWLLAGILLGTMVYLFGYEPKYGSSYPSRNSRVHTITEVATLDGHHLHQPTEEEEIKYVPTPIDVFTSPTPPSKKPDRVTKVTLGHSSVIVTTMPSKIVESNTTTATPISANVTATHLLKHLSRHSAHDHSNTTSLSTASWNKTNTSFHNNITKSVKAMLLKQFVNTYPQQKPSKVHRILEVAYFRSGSSFLGQLLSANPRTFYHFEPLMTLPIGNRLYGEQVPRGLDYITDFFNCDFTNHSDHLRRGMQNLHPFKQNTYLWSVCKGVKRVCLDPEFLNAVCKVAAMQVMKVVRIGMAAIRHYLLDGPMATTKKLKVVHLVRDPRAIWLSRRRRKWCRGNCSRAIALCNDMKRDLDVFENISREFPGRAIQVRFEDLALDTLNVTLKMYSALGLPLTTSVRQFIDTHTKETNVKVQRYPYATFRNSKSVANAWKRKIRPEHTLHLNRVCGDVIRRLGYEL